The Trinickia acidisoli genome includes a window with the following:
- a CDS encoding SDR family oxidoreductase, whose protein sequence is MRTISELMSLSGRTALITGAAGHIGAAIAEALAEAGATVALADRRLAALEQCAERIHGMRMRDARVAAFEVDLADEASARALPAQVAAQCGGLDVLVNCAAFVGTTELDGWAVRFERQQSAAWRAAFEVNVTAAFELVQEALPYLKRSGKGSVINVSSLYGVVGPDWRLYEGTAMANPAGYAASKGALAQLTTWLATTLAPHVRVNAMSPGGVWRNQPTAFVERYEQRTPLGRMAIEEDFKGTALFLASDMSSYVTGQNIAVDGGWCAW, encoded by the coding sequence ATGCGCACGATTTCAGAGCTCATGTCTCTCTCGGGTAGAACGGCCTTGATCACCGGGGCAGCCGGCCACATCGGCGCGGCGATTGCCGAGGCGCTTGCCGAAGCCGGCGCCACCGTCGCGCTGGCGGATCGCCGGCTCGCAGCCCTCGAGCAGTGCGCCGAGCGCATTCACGGCATGCGCATGCGCGACGCGCGTGTGGCCGCGTTCGAAGTCGATCTCGCCGACGAGGCAAGCGCGCGCGCGCTGCCGGCCCAGGTTGCCGCGCAATGCGGAGGGCTCGACGTGCTCGTCAACTGCGCGGCGTTCGTCGGCACCACGGAACTCGACGGTTGGGCCGTGCGGTTCGAACGGCAGCAAAGCGCGGCATGGCGCGCTGCCTTCGAAGTCAACGTCACCGCGGCCTTCGAGCTCGTGCAGGAAGCGCTGCCGTATCTCAAGCGATCCGGCAAAGGGTCCGTCATCAACGTGTCCTCGCTATACGGCGTCGTCGGGCCGGACTGGCGCCTCTATGAAGGCACGGCGATGGCCAACCCAGCCGGCTACGCCGCGAGCAAAGGCGCGCTGGCGCAACTGACGACCTGGCTCGCGACAACGCTTGCGCCCCACGTACGCGTGAACGCGATGAGCCCCGGCGGTGTCTGGCGCAACCAACCCACCGCATTCGTCGAGCGCTATGAACAACGGACGCCGCTCGGCCGCATGGCGATCGAGGAGGACTTCAAGGGCACCGCGCTATTTTTGGCAAGCGACATGTCGAGCTACGTCACGGGGCAGAACATCGCGGTCGACGGCGGTTGGTGCGCTTGGTAG
- a CDS encoding Gfo/Idh/MocA family protein, whose product MEETGLHRDGPAADAGPRASLLVIGYGSIGARHARLAAALGADVACVTSHPGAPFPRFASIAHALAESRPGHVVIANATGLHAQTLQELARAGFDGRVLVEKPLCSTLDEIDEMPAALPFHVAVAYNLRFHPLIQALRDALAGRPLYSACFYAGQYLPQWRPDRDYRTSYSAHSDQGGGVLRDLSHEIDLALWLCGRPRSITAVGGHLSHLEIASDDVYSIVSRHERCPAVAISINYLDRTPQRVITINARDLTARVDLVGGTLILNDELIHGPTERDMTYRTQLKSFFDNNLSTMCDFAGGREVMQFIAAAETAAANQRWVHL is encoded by the coding sequence ATGGAAGAGACCGGCCTTCACCGCGACGGTCCGGCGGCGGACGCCGGTCCGCGCGCGTCGCTGCTGGTGATCGGCTACGGGTCGATCGGTGCGCGCCACGCCAGGCTCGCCGCGGCGCTCGGCGCTGACGTCGCATGCGTGACGAGCCATCCCGGCGCGCCATTTCCGCGCTTCGCGAGCATCGCGCACGCCCTCGCCGAAAGTCGGCCTGGGCATGTCGTGATCGCGAACGCCACCGGTCTGCATGCCCAAACGTTGCAAGAGTTGGCACGCGCGGGATTCGACGGTCGCGTGCTCGTGGAAAAACCGCTTTGCAGCACCCTCGATGAGATCGACGAGATGCCCGCCGCGCTGCCGTTCCATGTTGCCGTCGCATACAACCTGCGTTTTCATCCTCTCATCCAAGCGCTGCGCGATGCGCTCGCGGGGCGGCCACTCTACAGCGCCTGCTTCTACGCCGGCCAGTACTTGCCGCAGTGGCGGCCGGACCGCGATTACCGCACTTCGTATTCGGCGCACTCGGACCAAGGCGGCGGCGTGTTGCGCGATCTTTCTCACGAGATCGATCTTGCGCTCTGGTTATGCGGTCGTCCGCGCTCGATCACGGCCGTCGGCGGTCATCTCAGTCATCTCGAGATCGCGAGCGACGACGTCTATTCGATCGTGTCGCGCCACGAACGCTGTCCGGCCGTGGCGATCTCCATCAACTACCTCGACCGGACGCCGCAACGCGTCATCACAATCAACGCTCGCGATTTGACGGCAAGGGTCGACCTCGTCGGCGGCACGCTGATCCTCAATGACGAGTTGATCCACGGCCCGACCGAGCGCGACATGACGTACCGGACGCAACTGAAGTCGTTCTTCGACAACAACCTATCGACGATGTGCGATTTCGCCGGAGGACGTGAAGTCATGCAGTTCATCGCGGCCGCGGAAACGGCGGCGGCCAATCAACGCTGGGTGCACCTCTAG
- the neuC gene encoding UDP-N-acetylglucosamine 2-epimerase produces MRTICIFTGTRAEYGLLRPLIRALENEPDATVRLLVTGSHVADAHGATWHEIENDGISLYERVEVLMDSATEAGVYTAMGLGMIRYGDVLRRMAPDLLVLLGDRYEAFAAAAAATVCKIPIAHIQGGELTLGAIDESFRHAITKMSHLHFASTQAYRARIIQLGEDPDRVFAVGALGVENIRTIELSGAEDTSRRLNLEPGQPYLLATFHPATRSSKPPDIQLSALLDALDDFPDHAVVMTGANADAGGLAINRLLAERAARHPKRYRFFMSLGTQLYLSAAKHAAAVVGNSSSAVIEVPTLGVPSVDVGPRQAGRTRGNSVISCNDEATEIVDAIARALSPEFRHLAASAANPYDRPGTTARIVRELLSRNLTEVSIKTFYDLQ; encoded by the coding sequence ATGCGAACGATATGCATCTTCACCGGCACGCGCGCCGAGTATGGCCTGCTGCGTCCGTTGATTCGCGCGCTCGAGAACGAACCGGACGCGACGGTCAGGCTGCTCGTGACCGGCTCGCATGTGGCCGATGCGCACGGCGCGACCTGGCACGAGATCGAGAACGACGGCATTTCGCTTTACGAGCGCGTCGAAGTGCTGATGGACAGCGCGACGGAAGCCGGCGTCTACACCGCGATGGGACTCGGCATGATCCGTTACGGCGACGTCTTGCGTCGCATGGCGCCCGACCTCCTCGTCCTGCTCGGCGATCGCTATGAAGCGTTCGCCGCGGCCGCGGCCGCGACGGTCTGCAAGATTCCGATCGCTCATATACAGGGGGGCGAACTCACGCTCGGCGCCATCGACGAATCGTTCCGGCATGCGATCACGAAGATGAGTCATCTGCACTTTGCGAGCACGCAGGCTTACCGGGCACGCATCATTCAGCTAGGAGAAGATCCCGATCGCGTATTCGCGGTCGGCGCGCTGGGCGTTGAAAACATTCGGACGATCGAGTTGTCCGGCGCCGAAGACACATCGCGCAGGCTGAACCTCGAACCGGGTCAGCCGTACCTGCTCGCGACGTTTCACCCCGCTACGCGATCCTCGAAGCCGCCCGACATTCAGCTTAGCGCCTTGCTCGACGCGCTCGACGACTTTCCGGACCACGCAGTCGTCATGACAGGCGCCAACGCAGATGCCGGAGGCCTCGCGATCAACCGCCTGCTCGCCGAGCGAGCGGCCCGGCACCCCAAGCGCTATCGGTTCTTCATGTCGCTGGGCACGCAGCTTTATCTGTCGGCGGCGAAGCACGCGGCGGCGGTCGTCGGCAATTCGTCGAGCGCCGTCATCGAAGTGCCGACGCTCGGCGTGCCGAGCGTCGACGTCGGCCCGCGTCAAGCCGGCCGCACGCGCGGCAACAGCGTCATTTCCTGCAACGACGAGGCGACCGAGATCGTCGATGCGATCGCTCGCGCGCTGTCACCCGAATTTCGCCATCTCGCCGCGTCTGCCGCCAATCCCTACGATCGCCCCGGAACGACGGCACGAATCGTGCGCGAGCTCTTGTCCCGAAATCTAACGGAGGTGTCGATCAAAACGTTTTACGACCTTCAGTAG
- a CDS encoding nucleotidyltransferase family protein: MKNTHIDELKVSLDANLSDVVRCIQASGSLGCALIYDDAGRFVNVVTDGDIRRAFLEGKQLDATARDVHQIKLKTARPTAVTARIDSTRAERTELFRRHSLRQLILVDRLGAPVDVIDHQSINSSPAYVNQRFTAVVMAGGYGMRLRPLTETTPKPMLCVNGRPMLEISIEKLVNHGANRIFISTHYLHDKIVDYFGAGERFGVPIDYIHEEEPLGTGGALSRLSCRDNATLVFNGDILTNLDIGMFLAYHLRTESAMTIAATQYSFQVPFGVVSTAQAQVLHIDEKPKLGFLVNSGIYFLSPRVFATLPKDGPYHMTDVAHELIRRNVRVSCFPIFEHWLDVGRPSDYDLAAKLF; the protein is encoded by the coding sequence ATGAAAAATACACACATCGACGAACTCAAAGTATCGCTCGACGCCAATCTATCCGACGTCGTGCGTTGCATTCAAGCAAGCGGATCGCTGGGATGCGCGCTGATATACGACGACGCTGGGCGCTTCGTCAACGTCGTCACGGACGGCGACATTCGCCGCGCGTTTCTAGAAGGTAAACAACTCGACGCGACTGCCCGCGACGTTCACCAGATCAAACTCAAAACCGCGCGGCCGACGGCCGTCACGGCTCGCATCGATTCGACGCGAGCCGAGCGGACCGAACTATTTCGCCGGCATTCGCTGCGACAACTCATTCTCGTCGATCGTCTCGGCGCGCCGGTTGACGTGATCGATCATCAAAGCATCAATTCGTCGCCGGCCTACGTCAATCAGCGTTTCACCGCGGTCGTGATGGCGGGCGGCTATGGGATGCGCCTACGGCCGCTCACGGAAACCACGCCGAAGCCGATGCTGTGCGTGAACGGGCGCCCGATGCTCGAAATCAGCATCGAGAAACTCGTGAACCACGGCGCGAATCGCATCTTCATTTCCACGCATTATCTGCATGATAAGATCGTCGACTACTTCGGCGCGGGCGAACGCTTCGGCGTGCCAATCGATTACATTCACGAAGAAGAACCGCTCGGCACGGGCGGTGCGCTGTCGCGCCTCTCCTGCCGCGATAACGCGACGCTCGTCTTCAACGGCGACATCCTGACCAACCTCGATATCGGCATGTTCCTCGCCTATCACCTGCGGACCGAATCGGCGATGACGATCGCGGCGACACAGTACAGCTTTCAGGTGCCGTTCGGCGTCGTCAGCACGGCGCAAGCGCAGGTCCTGCACATCGATGAAAAACCGAAGCTCGGCTTTCTCGTCAATAGCGGCATCTACTTTCTCTCGCCGCGCGTGTTCGCCACGTTGCCGAAGGACGGGCCGTACCACATGACGGACGTTGCGCACGAGTTGATTCGCCGCAACGTGCGCGTGTCGTGTTTTCCTATCTTCGAACACTGGCTCGACGTCGGCCGCCCGAGCGATTACGACCTCGCCGCGAAGCTGTTCTGA